A DNA window from Anaerocolumna sp. AGMB13020 contains the following coding sequences:
- a CDS encoding HPr family phosphocarrier protein, whose translation MKNFEYTIKDELGIHARPAGLLVKLVKNFKSNVLIASKGASADARKLMAVMALGITKGTQVTITAEGEDEEAVITEIEKFFRENL comes from the coding sequence ATGAAAAATTTTGAATATACCATAAAAGATGAGCTGGGAATTCACGCCAGACCTGCAGGTCTGCTGGTAAAGCTGGTCAAAAATTTTAAGAGCAATGTCTTAATAGCTTCCAAGGGAGCTTCTGCCGATGCCAGAAAGCTGATGGCAGTAATGGCACTTGGAATCACGAAAGGAACGCAGGTAACCATAACCGCTGAAGGTGAGGACGAAGAAGCTGTGATTACAGAGATTGAGAAATTTTTTAGAGAGAATCTATAA
- a CDS encoding energy-coupling factor ABC transporter substrate-binding protein codes for MNSNGKKAILLILLCVVIAVVPLIVIKDSEFGGSDDAASQAISQLTGGEEYTPWFSPVYEPPGGETESLLFCLQAALGAGIFGYGIGVLKERRKYTKE; via the coding sequence ATGAACAGTAATGGAAAGAAAGCAATTCTCTTAATATTATTGTGTGTTGTTATTGCAGTGGTTCCGCTGATAGTAATCAAAGATTCCGAATTCGGTGGTTCTGATGATGCGGCGTCTCAGGCAATCAGCCAGCTTACCGGTGGGGAGGAATATACCCCCTGGTTTTCACCTGTTTACGAGCCGCCGGGCGGGGAGACGGAATCCCTGCTATTTTGTCTTCAGGCAGCTCTTGGTGCCGGTATCTTTGGCTATGGTATTGGCGTACTGAAGGAAAGAAGGAAGTACACAAAAGAATAA
- the ptsP gene encoding phosphoenolpyruvate--protein phosphotransferase encodes MKVLTGKSVYRDICYGKIHFLRKKTGNIMRYHVEDTENEIERFHEAREKGITELADLYQKALKETGEANAAIFEIHQMLLEDEDYCDSVKNIIKTQQVNTEFAIGVTSDNFSAMFTAMEDSYMQGRAVDIKDISDRLLQILSGDAEEGNPLTEPVIIAADDLLPSETVKLDKSKVLGFAIRYGSVNSHTAILARSMGIPALVGLGEAFEDKYEGNPAILDGLLGKLILEPGEEERKSAADQHKEIMNKKKLLQELKGKENITLDGRKIKVYANIGNVSEVAAALDNDAEGIGLFRSEFLYLENSDYPSEEEQFTVYKKAAENMAGKKVIIRTLDIGADKQADYFGLEKEENPAMGYRAIRICLTRTEIFKTQLRAILRAAKYGNISVMFPMIISTAEIRRIKEIMEETKEELRREGIPFLENLETGIMIETPAAALISEELAKEVDFFSIGTNDLTQYTLAIDRQNQRLEEFYDSHHPALLKLIKLTAESAHKAGIWLGICGELGGDTTLTKEFIKMGIDELSVTPSAILELRKTIRETDTTK; translated from the coding sequence ATGAAAGTATTGACAGGAAAAAGCGTATACCGGGATATCTGCTATGGAAAAATTCATTTTCTACGAAAGAAAACCGGAAATATTATGCGGTATCATGTTGAGGATACAGAGAATGAAATAGAGCGGTTTCATGAAGCCAGAGAGAAAGGGATAACGGAATTAGCCGACCTTTACCAAAAGGCACTTAAGGAAACCGGAGAAGCCAATGCTGCTATCTTTGAGATTCACCAGATGCTGCTGGAGGATGAGGACTATTGTGATTCCGTAAAAAACATCATCAAGACCCAGCAGGTAAATACAGAATTCGCCATTGGGGTTACCTCGGATAATTTCTCTGCCATGTTCACTGCTATGGAAGATTCCTATATGCAGGGAAGAGCTGTAGACATCAAAGATATTTCAGACAGACTGCTTCAGATATTAAGCGGTGATGCAGAAGAAGGCAACCCGCTTACAGAACCGGTTATAATAGCTGCAGATGATTTGCTGCCAAGTGAAACGGTAAAGCTTGATAAGAGTAAGGTCCTGGGTTTTGCCATCCGATATGGCTCCGTAAATTCCCATACAGCAATACTGGCGAGGAGCATGGGAATTCCTGCATTGGTCGGGCTTGGTGAAGCGTTTGAGGATAAATACGAAGGAAACCCAGCAATACTGGATGGGCTTTTAGGCAAGCTTATACTGGAGCCGGGGGAGGAGGAACGAAAAAGCGCCGCAGACCAGCATAAGGAGATTATGAATAAAAAGAAGCTGCTTCAGGAGTTGAAAGGCAAAGAAAATATTACCCTTGATGGCAGGAAGATAAAGGTATATGCCAATATCGGAAATGTATCCGAGGTGGCTGCGGCATTGGACAACGATGCGGAGGGAATCGGTTTATTCCGCAGTGAATTCCTATACCTGGAAAACAGTGATTATCCATCAGAGGAAGAACAGTTCACGGTATATAAAAAAGCAGCAGAAAATATGGCAGGTAAAAAAGTCATAATAAGAACACTGGATATCGGAGCAGACAAACAGGCAGATTATTTCGGGCTGGAAAAGGAAGAAAATCCAGCAATGGGTTACAGGGCAATCAGAATATGCCTTACCAGGACCGAGATTTTTAAGACACAGCTAAGAGCTATCCTGCGTGCAGCAAAGTACGGTAATATCTCAGTTATGTTCCCTATGATAATTTCAACAGCAGAGATACGAAGAATAAAGGAAATTATGGAGGAAACCAAAGAAGAACTGAGGAGAGAAGGAATACCGTTTTTAGAGAACCTTGAGACAGGAATCATGATAGAGACTCCGGCGGCGGCATTAATCAGCGAAGAATTAGCAAAGGAAGTGGATTTCTTTAGCATCGGAACCAATGACCTCACCCAGTATACACTGGCAATCGACAGACAAAACCAGAGGTTGGAGGAATTTTATGATTCCCATCATCCTGCTTTGCTGAAACTTATAAAGTTGACGGCAGAAAGTGCCCATAAGGCAGGCATATGGCTTGGTATCTGCGGAGAACTGGGTGGTGATACAACCTTAACAAAGGAATTTATAAAAATGGGAATTGATGAACTTAGCGTAACTCCTTCTGCTATTTTGGAGTTGCGTAAAACAATAAGAGAAACTGATACCACAAAATAA
- a CDS encoding Gfo/Idh/MocA family protein: MERKVKVGIIGCGGIANGKHMPSLSKLKDVEMVAFCDIVEEKAIKAKEQYGIPEAKVYTDYKDLLKDEDIEVVHVCTPNRSHAPISIDSLHAGKHVMCEKPMAKTAEDARKMVEAAKESGKKLTIGYQHRHKPEAIYLKNVIERGDLGEIYFAKAFAVRRRGTPNWGVFLNEYEQGGGPLIDIGTHSLDITLYLMNNYEPKMVVGTKYKMVNNPQCGNPWGGWVDADNTMEDSAFGFIVMKNGATIILESSWALNTIEPVQEGSTVLCGTDAGAQIKGGVSINKAEFNRLVELKPDMASGGVAFYEGVSSDPAEVEARRWIDAVKKDTEVVVKPEQACVVSEILEAIYTSARTGQPVYFD, translated from the coding sequence ATGGAAAGAAAAGTGAAGGTTGGTATCATTGGCTGCGGCGGTATTGCAAATGGAAAGCATATGCCGTCTTTAAGTAAATTAAAGGATGTTGAGATGGTTGCCTTTTGTGACATCGTGGAGGAAAAAGCCATAAAAGCGAAGGAGCAGTATGGTATACCGGAAGCAAAAGTTTATACAGACTATAAGGATTTATTAAAGGATGAGGATATTGAGGTAGTGCATGTGTGCACCCCTAATCGTTCCCATGCGCCAATATCCATTGATTCCCTCCATGCCGGCAAGCATGTCATGTGTGAAAAACCCATGGCAAAGACAGCCGAAGACGCCAGAAAGATGGTGGAAGCAGCCAAAGAGTCCGGTAAGAAGCTGACAATCGGATATCAGCACAGACATAAACCGGAAGCAATTTATTTAAAGAATGTTATTGAGAGAGGTGACCTGGGAGAAATTTATTTTGCCAAAGCATTTGCGGTAAGAAGAAGAGGTACACCCAACTGGGGTGTTTTCTTAAATGAGTATGAGCAGGGCGGCGGTCCGTTAATCGATATTGGAACCCATTCCCTGGATATTACCTTGTATCTGATGAACAACTATGAGCCTAAGATGGTAGTAGGAACGAAATATAAAATGGTGAATAATCCTCAATGCGGCAATCCCTGGGGTGGCTGGGTGGATGCGGATAATACCATGGAGGATTCAGCCTTTGGTTTTATTGTAATGAAGAACGGTGCAACGATCATTTTAGAATCCAGCTGGGCTTTGAATACCATAGAACCGGTTCAGGAGGGCAGTACTGTTCTTTGCGGAACGGATGCAGGAGCTCAGATAAAAGGCGGAGTCTCTATAAACAAAGCGGAATTCAATCGATTGGTTGAGCTTAAGCCTGATATGGCAAGCGGCGGAGTAGCCTTTTATGAGGGAGTATCAAGTGATCCTGCAGAGGTAGAGGCAAGGCGTTGGATTGATGCGGTGAAGAAAGATACAGAAGTAGTTGTAAAGCCGGAGCAGGCCTGTGTGGTATCAGAGATCCTGGAGGCGATCTATACCTCTGCCAGAACTGGTCAGCCAGTATACTTTGATTAA
- a CDS encoding energy-coupling factor ABC transporter permease: MNKKQKKFVVALAIICLGASITPRVNAMHIMEGYLPLKFCIAWGIICIPFFAAGYFNLKRIVTEHRKALIVLAMCGAYAFVLSALKIPSVTGSSSHPTGTGLGAILFGPSVMSILGVIVLLFQALLLAHGGLTTLGANTFSMAIAGPFVAYAVYKLSLKCKLPKLTAVFLAAALGDLLTYCVTSLQLALAYPAEVGGVGASMVKFMGIFAVTQVPIAIIEGIVTALVVMTLSSYAGNELKEIGFMKGGIKNEQ, translated from the coding sequence ATGAATAAGAAACAGAAAAAATTTGTGGTGGCCTTGGCAATCATCTGTCTTGGTGCTTCAATTACACCCAGAGTAAATGCCATGCACATTATGGAGGGTTATCTTCCCCTGAAATTTTGTATAGCCTGGGGGATAATTTGCATTCCTTTTTTTGCAGCCGGTTATTTTAATTTGAAACGAATTGTTACAGAACACAGAAAAGCTCTGATTGTACTGGCAATGTGCGGAGCTTATGCCTTTGTGCTTTCCGCTCTTAAAATACCTTCCGTTACGGGCAGCAGCTCCCATCCTACCGGTACCGGTCTTGGAGCCATATTATTTGGACCAAGCGTAATGAGTATCCTTGGTGTTATCGTTTTACTATTCCAGGCGCTATTACTGGCTCACGGCGGACTTACAACCCTTGGGGCCAATACCTTTTCTATGGCAATTGCCGGTCCTTTTGTGGCATATGCTGTCTATAAGCTCAGCTTGAAATGTAAATTGCCAAAGCTCACGGCAGTATTTCTGGCTGCTGCACTCGGTGATTTGCTTACATATTGCGTTACCTCTCTGCAGCTTGCCCTTGCTTACCCGGCAGAAGTAGGTGGTGTGGGAGCCTCCATGGTTAAATTTATGGGTATCTTTGCGGTTACCCAGGTGCCGATTGCAATTATTGAAGGTATTGTAACAGCACTGGTTGTAATGACACTTAGCTCCTATGCAGGCAATGAGCTGAAGGAAATCGGCTTTATGAAGGGAGGAATCAAAAATGAACAGTAA
- the cbiQ gene encoding cobalt ECF transporter T component CbiQ, whose translation MLLIDKLSYSSRLRDKSPVLKAFLAVTTLLMCVAARSVLFSFLVLLLMTGLTVILGGTPVFDYIRLMCVPFAFLLLSTVTILFGISQHEVEEPFIKIFGLFYYFESDKLIFGLQLITSAFGAVTCLYFLSLTTPFTDILRVLQLLRCPTVLSELLLLIYRFIFVLYETAAGITTAQESRLGNRSFRTALKGSTGLFSILFIRAMKKSSSLYDAMEARCYDGTIKVLWEKKKAGKGEIAAVILLVTVLGICSYSLKNIV comes from the coding sequence ATGCTGTTAATTGATAAATTATCCTATTCGTCCAGGCTTAGGGATAAAAGTCCGGTCTTAAAAGCATTTCTTGCGGTTACTACCCTGTTGATGTGTGTAGCTGCAAGATCAGTTTTATTCTCCTTTCTGGTTCTCCTGTTAATGACAGGGCTGACCGTAATTCTGGGAGGAACGCCTGTATTTGATTACATAAGACTTATGTGCGTGCCTTTCGCTTTTCTGCTTCTCAGTACTGTCACTATTCTTTTTGGAATATCACAACATGAGGTTGAGGAACCCTTTATTAAAATCTTTGGATTATTCTATTACTTTGAAAGTGATAAACTTATTTTTGGACTGCAATTGATCACTTCGGCTTTCGGGGCAGTAACCTGTCTGTATTTTCTCTCTTTGACGACACCATTTACGGATATCCTGAGAGTACTTCAGCTGCTTCGTTGTCCCACAGTTCTATCGGAATTATTGTTGTTAATTTACCGCTTTATCTTTGTGCTTTATGAGACAGCGGCAGGGATAACCACGGCCCAGGAGAGCAGACTGGGCAACCGCAGTTTCAGGACCGCGCTTAAGGGAAGCACAGGGCTGTTTTCTATTCTCTTTATCCGGGCGATGAAGAAATCCTCCTCGCTCTATGATGCGATGGAGGCAAGATGTTACGATGGTACCATAAAGGTCTTATGGGAGAAGAAGAAGGCCGGAAAAGGCGAAATAGCAGCGGTAATTCTATTAGTCACTGTTTTAG
- a CDS encoding beta-glucoside-specific PTS transporter subunit IIABC, which translates to MASKYDALARIIIQNVGGKANVISLEHCITRLRFKLRDESKANTEVLKNTDGVVTVIKSGGQYQVVIGNHVPDVFAAVNEIGKFGNLTEGVTEGEKTKLNPGAALIDIISGVFQPTLGVLAATGMIKGLLALFTYFGWMSETGGTYLLLYAVADGFFHYLPIFLGFTAAKKFNVNQFVGMALGAALLYASDIINIAGFEPVSTLFEGSKFATSVYTTFLHIPVMIPSGGYASTVIPIILAVWVASKVEAFWKKIIPDVVKTFLVPMMTLIICTPLTFLVVGPIASLLTSLIGVLTSAAFDFSPLFAGLLVGAFWQVMVIFGLHWGLVPIMMLNLTNFGYDFVLAPYFAASFAQTAVVTAILFKTKNMKLRALCIPAAISGVFGVTEPAIYGISLPKKKPFYISCFAAGVGGAIIGAAGAKIYTFGGLGVFGIPTFINNATKDISSMVWALIAVGVAVVIAFVATFVTYKDEENKTEDLTALAHKTSIKGVIASPLKGEIVELKKVEDEAFSTEVLGKGVAILPVEGKLVAPVDGEVLSLFPTGHAIGLKSDLGAEILIHIGTDTVKLEGKFFTQKVKIGEKIKKGQTLIEFDIEGIKKAGYSVITPVIVTNMEEYSDIISESEKNINYGQDLLTLI; encoded by the coding sequence ATGGCAAGTAAATATGATGCTTTAGCAAGAATTATTATTCAAAATGTTGGCGGTAAAGCAAACGTAATCAGCCTTGAGCATTGCATCACCAGATTGCGTTTCAAATTAAGGGATGAAAGTAAAGCAAATACAGAGGTACTGAAAAATACCGACGGAGTCGTTACTGTTATTAAGAGTGGTGGACAATATCAGGTCGTTATTGGAAATCATGTACCGGATGTCTTTGCTGCAGTAAACGAAATCGGAAAATTTGGTAACCTTACGGAAGGGGTAACAGAAGGGGAAAAAACGAAATTAAATCCCGGTGCGGCACTGATCGATATTATTTCAGGAGTATTTCAGCCCACCCTCGGTGTTCTGGCAGCAACTGGTATGATTAAAGGACTCCTGGCCTTATTCACTTATTTTGGCTGGATGTCGGAGACCGGTGGAACCTATCTTTTGCTGTATGCGGTAGCCGATGGATTTTTCCATTACCTTCCTATCTTCCTGGGATTCACAGCTGCTAAAAAGTTCAATGTAAACCAATTTGTAGGTATGGCCCTTGGTGCCGCTTTGTTATATGCAAGTGACATCATTAACATTGCAGGTTTTGAACCGGTATCCACGTTATTTGAAGGCTCCAAATTTGCAACCAGTGTTTACACCACGTTCCTTCATATACCGGTAATGATACCCTCCGGCGGATATGCCTCAACGGTAATACCAATTATTTTAGCTGTTTGGGTGGCAAGCAAGGTTGAAGCTTTTTGGAAGAAAATCATACCAGATGTGGTAAAGACCTTCCTGGTACCTATGATGACACTTATTATCTGTACACCCCTGACCTTCCTGGTAGTAGGACCAATTGCTTCACTGCTGACCTCCTTAATCGGTGTTCTGACTTCTGCAGCCTTTGATTTCAGCCCGTTGTTCGCAGGCTTGCTGGTCGGTGCATTCTGGCAGGTAATGGTTATTTTCGGTCTTCACTGGGGACTTGTTCCTATCATGATGCTCAATTTGACAAATTTTGGTTATGATTTTGTACTTGCACCATATTTTGCTGCTTCCTTTGCTCAGACAGCAGTAGTTACAGCTATTTTATTCAAGACCAAAAATATGAAATTAAGAGCACTGTGTATCCCTGCTGCAATATCCGGTGTTTTCGGAGTAACAGAGCCGGCAATCTATGGAATCAGCTTACCAAAGAAGAAACCCTTTTACATTTCCTGCTTTGCAGCCGGTGTAGGTGGAGCCATTATTGGAGCTGCCGGAGCGAAGATCTACACCTTTGGAGGACTTGGAGTATTTGGTATTCCTACTTTTATCAATAATGCTACAAAAGACATTTCCAGTATGGTATGGGCATTGATAGCCGTGGGAGTAGCAGTTGTAATTGCCTTTGTGGCCACCTTTGTTACTTATAAGGACGAAGAGAATAAAACAGAAGATCTTACTGCTCTGGCTCATAAAACCAGTATAAAAGGAGTGATCGCAAGCCCTCTGAAAGGTGAAATTGTGGAGCTTAAAAAGGTTGAGGATGAAGCCTTCTCAACAGAGGTACTTGGTAAGGGAGTAGCAATTCTTCCTGTAGAAGGTAAACTTGTTGCACCAGTTGACGGCGAGGTTCTCTCACTTTTTCCTACCGGTCATGCCATTGGATTAAAGTCTGATTTGGGTGCGGAAATACTCATTCATATTGGTACGGATACCGTGAAATTAGAGGGCAAATTCTTCACGCAGAAGGTAAAGATTGGAGAAAAGATTAAAAAAGGACAGACACTTATTGAATTTGATATAGAAGGAATAAAGAAAGCGGGTTATTCCGTCATTACTCCGGTAATTGTAACAAATATGGAGGAGTACAGTGATATTATTAGCGAAAGCGAAAAGAATATTAACTATGGACAGGATCTACTGACATTGATATAG
- a CDS encoding sugar phosphate isomerase/epimerase family protein, with product MELSLQLFSIHGETEKDYKKAVERVAEIGFKGVEFAGCGGLTAEEMADFLKKNKLYSVGAHIGIEQMKEALEEELTYHQAIGSKYLICPYAPTDTLEAIENLAAVLNHAAVKAKEFGIKVGYHNHGEEFKKIDGKYALDLLAEKTGENVILELDVYWAAYAGVDPVTYIRKWGSKIELIHMKQMNAALENVDMAEGCLDMKQIQEAATYAAYFVLEHEDYDKPVWESIRNDFKYLSEI from the coding sequence ATGGAACTATCGTTACAGCTTTTCTCCATTCACGGAGAAACGGAAAAGGACTATAAAAAAGCAGTGGAAAGAGTAGCAGAAATCGGGTTTAAAGGAGTGGAATTTGCCGGCTGCGGTGGGCTGACCGCTGAAGAAATGGCAGACTTTCTAAAGAAAAATAAGCTGTACTCCGTAGGTGCTCATATCGGTATAGAACAAATGAAAGAAGCTTTGGAAGAAGAGCTGACATATCATCAGGCAATTGGCTCCAAATACCTCATCTGCCCCTATGCACCAACCGATACCCTGGAAGCAATCGAAAATCTTGCAGCTGTACTAAATCACGCAGCCGTGAAAGCGAAGGAATTTGGTATCAAAGTAGGCTATCACAACCATGGAGAAGAATTCAAAAAGATTGACGGAAAATATGCGCTGGACCTGCTGGCAGAGAAGACCGGTGAGAATGTCATATTGGAACTGGATGTCTACTGGGCAGCATATGCCGGAGTTGATCCGGTAACCTATATCAGGAAGTGGGGCAGTAAAATAGAATTGATCCATATGAAACAGATGAATGCAGCATTGGAGAATGTGGATATGGCAGAAGGTTGCCTGGATATGAAGCAAATACAAGAAGCAGCCACCTATGCCGCATATTTTGTACTGGAACACGAAGATTATGACAAGCCTGTATGGGAGAGCATCAGAAATGATTTTAAGTATTTATCAGAGATCTGA
- a CDS encoding AraC family transcriptional regulator: protein MEQNYYIEKRDTYNDLPLQFSLHMQVLNGTGEMAHAHMHDYIEILYALSGKYQILLNNRDYTFKEGDMVLINSNEIHNVFSESEGLNQYICIKFEPELLYTSWSLIEMKYLMPFILKDSSHQKIFTREEIETTVVPSLIENMNKEYTNAAYGYEFAIRSDLFRLFLYIIRSWHVQNIDLNIGVSINKEMETQLRKVFDSIDERYNEDITAKEMAKYCNMSYSYFSRMFKRVMKKSFKEYLNYVRISKAEKLLINTNNTITEIALETGFTTSSYFISQFRAHKNISPKQYRLNYRKL, encoded by the coding sequence TTGGAACAGAATTATTATATTGAAAAGCGTGATACCTATAATGATCTGCCACTGCAATTCAGCCTTCATATGCAGGTATTGAACGGAACCGGCGAAATGGCCCATGCCCATATGCATGATTACATTGAGATTCTCTATGCCCTCTCGGGAAAGTATCAGATTCTTCTGAACAACAGGGATTATACCTTCAAAGAAGGCGATATGGTTCTGATCAATTCCAACGAAATACATAATGTTTTCTCAGAAAGCGAAGGCTTGAACCAGTATATCTGTATCAAGTTTGAGCCTGAGCTACTCTATACCTCCTGGTCTCTTATTGAGATGAAATATCTGATGCCCTTTATATTAAAGGATTCCTCCCATCAGAAAATATTCACCAGAGAAGAAATAGAAACCACTGTCGTTCCTTCTCTTATCGAAAATATGAACAAGGAATATACCAATGCTGCTTATGGATATGAATTCGCAATCCGGTCAGACCTCTTCCGCTTGTTCTTGTATATTATAAGAAGCTGGCATGTACAGAATATTGATTTAAATATTGGTGTTTCGATCAACAAGGAAATGGAGACTCAGCTCAGAAAGGTCTTTGATTCAATCGACGAGCGGTACAATGAGGATATTACCGCAAAAGAAATGGCAAAATACTGTAATATGAGCTACAGCTATTTTTCCAGAATGTTCAAACGGGTAATGAAGAAAAGTTTCAAGGAATACCTGAACTATGTACGTATTTCCAAAGCAGAAAAACTTCTGATCAATACCAATAATACCATTACAGAAATTGCACTGGAAACAGGCTTTACTACCTCCAGCTATTTTATCAGTCAATTTAGGGCACATAAAAATATCAGTCCCAAGCAATATCGTCTGAACTATAGGAAGCTATAA
- a CDS encoding Gfo/Idh/MocA family protein, with protein sequence MNIAVVSYWHVHAEGYTKEVLEKTDSKIVAVWDEEEERGRKYAEEFSVPFIKDYEELLHNSNIQGVIITAPTSMHKELIIKAIKQGKKVFSEKVLALTLSDCLEIKEALLASGKDITLSLVKKCESTFLFAKELVESGSLGRITYARMRNVHNGSTGNWLPEHFYNKEQCGGGAMIDLGAHPMYLLTWLLGTPLTVQSVFTDITGHGVEDNAVSVIEFEGEAIGVAETGFVSVYTPPILEISGTDGTLIVGETIRYATKETEGRWITPDKLPPALPSPLVMWARDQGEEMEAFGIEASITLTKLMEAAYESHTTGKKAVIATGSFQTHPGSSIAD encoded by the coding sequence ATGAATATAGCAGTTGTAAGTTATTGGCATGTCCATGCTGAAGGTTATACAAAAGAAGTATTGGAGAAAACAGACAGTAAAATAGTAGCTGTTTGGGATGAAGAGGAGGAAAGAGGCAGAAAATATGCAGAAGAATTTTCTGTGCCTTTTATAAAGGATTATGAGGAACTCCTTCATAATTCAAATATTCAGGGAGTTATCATAACAGCACCGACCTCCATGCATAAGGAATTGATAATAAAAGCAATAAAGCAAGGAAAAAAGGTTTTCAGTGAGAAAGTACTGGCCCTGACCCTTTCCGATTGCCTTGAAATAAAGGAAGCACTTCTAGCTTCCGGAAAGGATATAACACTTTCTCTGGTCAAAAAATGTGAAAGCACATTTCTTTTTGCCAAAGAGCTTGTAGAAAGCGGAAGTCTTGGCAGAATTACTTATGCACGTATGAGGAATGTTCATAACGGAAGCACAGGAAACTGGCTGCCGGAGCATTTTTACAACAAGGAACAGTGCGGCGGCGGTGCGATGATCGATTTGGGAGCTCATCCGATGTATCTCCTTACATGGCTGCTTGGAACACCTCTTACGGTTCAATCCGTATTTACCGACATAACGGGGCATGGAGTGGAAGATAATGCTGTATCTGTCATCGAATTTGAAGGCGAGGCAATTGGAGTGGCAGAAACCGGCTTTGTATCCGTTTATACTCCGCCAATACTGGAAATCAGTGGAACAGACGGAACCTTAATTGTGGGAGAGACAATCCGCTATGCAACAAAAGAAACAGAAGGCAGATGGATTACTCCTGATAAACTCCCCCCTGCTCTTCCCTCTCCTTTGGTAATGTGGGCAAGAGATCAAGGGGAAGAAATGGAAGCCTTTGGAATCGAAGCCTCCATAACCCTTACAAAACTAATGGAAGCAGCTTATGAATCCCACACTACTGGAAAGAAAGCAGTGATAGCCACAGGCAGTTTTCAGACACACCCTGGAAGCAGTATCGCGGATTAG